The DNA segment TGCGGAACAGACCCTGGGGAGGAAGCGATTCGGCACTGGCTAGGGTGGAGGCTGCAGGGCAGGCGATGAGGGAGAAGAAGTTGGCGTCGAAGAGCTCCGGTCAGAAAGCCGATTTCGTGGTGGTGGCGAACCGCCTCCCGGTCGATCGGGTGATCAACTCCGACGGGTCTGTCGACTGGCGTACCTCACCGGGTGGCCTGGTGACCGCCCTGGAACCGGTCATGCGGGCACAGAACGGCGCCTGGGTCGGCTGGCACGGCGCACCGGACGAGAAGCTGGAGCCGTTCAACAACAACGGCCTGGAACTGGTGCCGGTGGAGTTGAGCACCCACGAGATCGCCGAGTACTACGAGGGCTTCTCCAATGCCACCTTGTGGCCGCTGTACCACGACGTGGTGGCCCACCCGAAGTTCCATCGTGAGTGGTGGGTCGAGTACAAGAAGGTCAACCAGCGTTTCGCCGAACGGACCGCCGAGGTGGCCGACACGAACGCTGTCGTCTGGGTGCAGGACTACCAGCTCTCCCTGGTGCCGCAGATGCTGCGCGACCTGCGGCCGGACCTGCGGATCGGCTTCTTCCTGCACATCCCGTTCCCGCCGCCGGAGCTGTATCGCCAGTTGCCGTGGCGGAACTCGATCCTGCGCGGCATGCTCGGCGCCGACATCGTCGGCTTCCAGCTGCCGGGCGGGGCGAACAACTTCTGCGAGCTGGTACGGCGGCAGCTGAAGCTGCCGGTGCAGCGGCACGAGGTGACGATGCCCGATGACCGTCGGGTGCTGGCCCGGGCCTACCCGATCTCGATCGACGCCCAGGGGTTCGCCGAGCTCGCCGCCTCCGCTCCGGTGCAGGAACGTGCCGCGCAGATCCGGCGCGATCTGGGGAACCCG comes from the Naumannella halotolerans genome and includes:
- a CDS encoding alpha,alpha-trehalose-phosphate synthase (UDP-forming), with translation MREKKLASKSSGQKADFVVVANRLPVDRVINSDGSVDWRTSPGGLVTALEPVMRAQNGAWVGWHGAPDEKLEPFNNNGLELVPVELSTHEIAEYYEGFSNATLWPLYHDVVAHPKFHREWWVEYKKVNQRFAERTAEVADTNAVVWVQDYQLSLVPQMLRDLRPDLRIGFFLHIPFPPPELYRQLPWRNSILRGMLGADIVGFQLPGGANNFCELVRRQLKLPVQRHEVTMPDDRRVLARAYPISIDAQGFAELAASAPVQERAAQIRRDLGNPSTLVLGIDRLDYTKGLRQRLRAFGELVSEGALSPSDSVFLQVANPSRERVEEYRRLRDDIDMLVGRLNGNVGTIGHPPITYLHTSYPREEMAAMYVAADVMMVTPLRDGMNLVAKEFVASRTDNTGALVLSEFAGAARELKQAYLVNPYDIDGMKEGLMTAIQDSPAAKTKRMKAMRKHVFEHDINHWADEVLRDLGADL